One Fastidiosipila sp. DNA window includes the following coding sequences:
- a CDS encoding FHA domain-containing protein, with translation MIQAACRVLLGAGESPIHEITHELDLAPAGYKIAQLSEGLPGTPEEEYGHRAYILTEEFFIGRDLGDADLCIDSSAISRIHARILLKDGSFFIEDLGSKNGTSLDGVRLNGHRQYLLPDKCRIAFAGHFFYFRCE, from the coding sequence ATGATTCAGGCGGCCTGCCGGGTCCTGCTTGGTGCGGGCGAAAGTCCGATTCACGAAATAACCCATGAGCTCGACCTTGCGCCCGCGGGCTACAAAATCGCCCAGTTGTCAGAAGGCTTGCCGGGAACACCCGAGGAAGAATACGGGCATCGTGCCTACATTCTCACCGAAGAGTTTTTTATTGGCAGGGATCTGGGGGACGCCGACCTTTGCATTGATTCGTCCGCCATCAGCCGGATCCACGCCCGCATTCTGCTCAAGGACGGCAGCTTTTTTATTGAGGACCTTGGGTCAAAAAACGGGACAAGCCTGGACGGGGTCCGCTTGAATGGTCACCGTCAATACCTGCTCCCTGACAAGTGCAGGATTGCTTTTGCGGGACACTTTTTTT
- a CDS encoding multidrug transporter, whose translation MKKGKKPERLSWDGFGTLEVIIIIAVLITIALLFRENIIAFANKLIDKVFTSSVIEGL comes from the coding sequence GTGAAAAAAGGAAAAAAGCCGGAAAGGCTGTCATGGGACGGCTTCGGAACGCTTGAAGTGATCATCATTATCGCCGTTCTGATCACCATTGCTCTCTTGTTCCGCGAAAACATCATTGCCTTTGCCAACAAACTGATCGATAAAGTCTTCACCTCTTCAGTCATTGAAGGATTGTAG
- a CDS encoding type II secretion system F family protein, protein MQKMNKGKEGVFGRIPKSRRRKERQLSRHRWLSTIRWVLLSVIPARLALIAFLGDTPSCWFVTAAGALLLGIGLARLFHRREERMLLTQYLHLLGYLSTRLSAGIPLEAAFSESARPLSGQLGRNNLIVRSLFRMRKNLEAQMSLNEALSVFTGQVGLPVCKRDFTMLIMLAQTGGRVDIFIRQSHQDLAAQINAQSEVSNERRGHSSEALILAVIPFFMARFVLSNTSTYSQPIHESPALMLPLKLLYLVAMFALFILLLLLAPEKTKIKKKRQNKAGSGKLPASRKPAAAKWLSRLYLDWLPGQIGMSVASAVLLLSGHPEYAWPSYLARKRLDLASGLFLAALFALSGRISWFLILLTPFAFSTLRDLITVGQAARQKEQFRFFYPSVVNSLHILMESGLTLDRSLRMVAHVNIAGAHPDNPVALSLAQAALLLETGYDSVMAADQLAERCPLPEVQAALRLMARYEREGGGEILELIRMQSDRSRQLYRDALRGRAEQRSLLYVIPMAIDLIVVMVTVILPALVSMRSFL, encoded by the coding sequence ATGCAGAAAATGAACAAAGGAAAAGAGGGGGTCTTCGGTCGTATTCCAAAGTCCCGGAGAAGAAAAGAAAGACAGCTTTCCCGTCACCGGTGGCTGTCAACCATCCGCTGGGTCCTCCTGTCAGTTATCCCCGCCCGGCTGGCCCTGATCGCCTTTCTCGGAGACACCCCTTCCTGCTGGTTTGTCACTGCCGCGGGGGCACTTCTGCTGGGAATCGGTCTGGCCCGTCTCTTCCACAGGCGCGAGGAGCGGATGCTGTTGACCCAATACCTCCATCTTTTGGGCTATCTTTCAACCAGGCTTTCAGCCGGCATTCCCCTGGAAGCAGCTTTTTCCGAATCCGCCCGGCCCTTGTCCGGCCAGCTTGGCCGCAACAACTTGATCGTCCGGTCACTCTTCCGGATGAGAAAAAACCTGGAGGCACAGATGTCCCTGAACGAAGCCCTGTCTGTCTTCACAGGGCAAGTTGGGCTGCCGGTTTGCAAGCGGGACTTTACCATGCTGATCATGCTGGCCCAGACAGGCGGCAGGGTTGACATCTTTATCCGTCAGAGTCATCAGGATCTCGCTGCTCAGATCAACGCACAAAGCGAGGTTTCCAACGAACGGCGCGGTCACTCCAGCGAAGCGCTGATCCTGGCTGTAATCCCCTTCTTCATGGCTCGCTTTGTCCTGAGCAATACCTCAACCTACAGCCAGCCCATTCACGAGTCGCCTGCCCTGATGCTGCCGCTCAAACTCCTTTATCTGGTGGCGATGTTCGCCCTCTTTATTTTGCTCTTGCTCTTAGCACCTGAAAAAACGAAAATCAAGAAGAAGCGGCAAAATAAGGCTGGCAGCGGAAAACTGCCCGCCTCCCGAAAGCCAGCCGCAGCCAAATGGCTGTCGCGCCTTTACCTGGACTGGCTGCCCGGCCAGATTGGCATGTCGGTCGCTTCAGCCGTCCTCCTTCTGTCCGGTCATCCTGAATATGCCTGGCCTTCCTATTTGGCCAGAAAACGTCTCGATCTGGCATCAGGCCTTTTTCTTGCTGCCCTCTTTGCCCTGTCGGGGCGGATTTCATGGTTTCTGATCCTGCTGACACCTTTCGCTTTTTCAACGCTTCGGGACCTGATCACCGTTGGACAGGCGGCCAGGCAAAAAGAGCAGTTCCGGTTTTTCTATCCTTCCGTGGTCAACTCGCTTCATATCCTGATGGAAAGCGGTCTGACTCTTGACCGTTCCCTGCGCATGGTGGCCCATGTCAACATTGCCGGCGCCCATCCCGACAATCCGGTTGCCTTAAGTTTGGCCCAGGCGGCCCTGCTGCTTGAAACAGGCTACGACAGTGTGATGGCTGCCGACCAGCTGGCCGAACGCTGCCCCCTGCCTGAGGTGCAGGCAGCCCTCCGCTTGATGGCCCGCTATGAGCGTGAAGGAGGTGGGGAAATCCTGGAACTAATCCGCATGCAATCTGACCGGAGCCGTCAGCTCTACCGCGATGCCCTGAGAGGAAGAGCTGAGCAACGCTCCCTGCTCTATGTCATTCCCATGGCAATCGACCTGATCGTGGTCATGGTGACCGTCATCCTGCCGGCTCTGGTCAGCATGCGCTCCTTTTTATGA
- a CDS encoding CpaF family protein, which produces MLPGYKEKQLWIQRIASHLEPGSEPSDDELRRMIAAEVSERTQGSSLTVAEKTRLIRHLFDAMRGLDILQPLLEEADITEIMVNNPGQIYIERAGKLEMTDLSFDSAAHMTHVISRFFGRANKLVHERSPIADMRLADGSRVHAILPPAAPNGPVLSIRRFTGIHPSMEALINNQTIPQGEAAFLADAVRERKNIFISGGTASGKTTFLNALAAFIPQHERIVTVEDAAELELTGKHNLVRLEARTASIDGSGTISLSTLINSSLRLRPDRVIVGEVRGIEAYDMIQAMQTGHPGSMSTGHGNSTAEMLNRLALLLMTASQLPWEACRRMVASSIDLMVHLVRMPDGRRLVAEISSVTGFQDETFQLSVHYRSPHTSANKSGTSCKILPPRDHTEDRGMPPAGERLCRTVHLGRLRGRKEQACRK; this is translated from the coding sequence TTGCTTCCGGGCTACAAGGAAAAGCAACTCTGGATCCAGCGCATCGCTTCTCACCTTGAACCGGGAAGCGAGCCCTCGGACGATGAATTGAGGCGCATGATTGCCGCTGAGGTATCGGAGCGGACGCAGGGCTCTTCTTTGACCGTTGCGGAGAAAACACGCCTGATCCGCCATCTTTTTGATGCCATGCGGGGCCTCGATATTTTGCAGCCGCTTCTGGAGGAAGCGGATATTACAGAGATCATGGTCAACAACCCCGGCCAGATCTACATCGAGCGGGCCGGGAAGCTGGAGATGACCGATCTGTCCTTTGATTCAGCTGCCCATATGACCCATGTGATCAGCCGGTTTTTCGGGCGGGCCAACAAGCTGGTACACGAGCGCTCACCCATTGCCGATATGCGGCTTGCGGACGGTTCCCGTGTTCACGCCATCCTGCCTCCTGCCGCGCCAAACGGTCCGGTTCTGTCGATCAGACGCTTTACGGGCATTCATCCCTCCATGGAGGCATTGATCAATAATCAGACCATCCCCCAAGGCGAGGCTGCTTTCCTGGCGGACGCCGTGCGGGAACGTAAAAATATTTTCATCAGCGGCGGTACAGCTTCGGGCAAGACCACCTTTTTGAACGCACTTGCCGCCTTCATTCCCCAGCATGAACGCATCGTCACGGTGGAAGATGCCGCCGAGCTCGAATTGACTGGAAAACATAACCTGGTCCGCCTTGAGGCGCGCACGGCTTCGATCGATGGCAGCGGCACCATTTCCCTGTCCACCCTCATCAATTCCTCGCTTCGCCTCCGGCCCGACCGCGTGATCGTCGGCGAGGTCAGAGGCATCGAGGCTTACGACATGATCCAGGCCATGCAGACGGGCCATCCCGGCTCCATGTCAACCGGCCATGGAAACAGTACGGCTGAGATGCTCAACCGCCTGGCACTTCTTCTCATGACCGCCTCGCAGCTTCCCTGGGAGGCATGCAGAAGGATGGTCGCATCATCCATCGACCTCATGGTCCACCTGGTCAGGATGCCCGACGGCAGGCGGCTGGTCGCCGAAATCAGTTCGGTCACCGGTTTTCAAGATGAAACCTTTCAGCTTTCTGTCCATTACCGGTCACCTCACACAAGTGCCAACAAATCCGGAACCTCCTGCAAAATCCTTCCTCCGCGCGATCATACGGAAGATAGGGGAATGCCGCCTGCCGGGGAAAGACTTTGCCGTACGGTTCATCTTGGCCGCCTGCGCGGCCGAAAGGAGCAGGCATGCAGAAAATGA
- a CDS encoding methionine adenosyltransferase, giving the protein MFNSTNDSWLFTSESVTEGHPDKVCDQIADAVLDTLIGHDPCARVACETVVTTGLVLVLGEITTSAYADIPLIARETLRRIGYADNQTGFDASSCAVLTSIDEQSADIAMGVNCSLEARENGDHDTGAGDQGMMFGFANSDTPEYMPLPITLAHRLTKRLAEARKSGHAPSLYPDGKSQVTIHYEGERPVHIDTVVISSQHRDDVPSEQVREEIEDAVIYPVLAGDLFDSKTRILINPTGRFVIGGPQGDTGLTGRKIICDTYGGFGHHGGGAFSGKDPTKVDRTGSYAARYIAKNLVAAGFCSQCEVQIAYVIGVAQPVSVTVTTFGTGRGHSDQELSALVRRSFDLRPDALIERFDMLRPIYAQVSNYGHFGRPDLDLPWERLDALEQLLSN; this is encoded by the coding sequence ATGTTTAATTCAACGAATGACTCATGGCTGTTCACTTCTGAATCGGTGACCGAGGGTCACCCGGATAAGGTTTGCGACCAGATTGCCGACGCGGTGCTCGATACCCTGATCGGTCATGACCCCTGCGCCCGTGTCGCCTGTGAAACCGTTGTGACGACGGGCCTTGTGCTGGTTCTTGGGGAGATCACCACCAGTGCCTATGCCGATATCCCCCTGATTGCACGCGAAACACTGCGCCGGATTGGCTATGCAGACAATCAGACTGGATTTGATGCCTCCTCCTGCGCAGTCTTAACTTCAATTGATGAACAGTCGGCGGATATTGCCATGGGAGTCAACTGTTCACTTGAGGCCCGCGAAAATGGCGACCACGATACGGGGGCAGGGGATCAGGGCATGATGTTCGGCTTCGCCAACAGTGATACGCCGGAATACATGCCGCTGCCCATCACCCTGGCTCACCGGCTGACCAAAAGACTGGCCGAGGCGCGCAAAAGCGGGCATGCCCCCTCCCTTTACCCGGACGGCAAATCACAGGTAACCATCCATTATGAGGGCGAGCGGCCCGTGCACATCGATACGGTAGTCATCTCATCCCAACACCGCGATGATGTTCCGTCCGAGCAGGTACGCGAGGAAATTGAGGATGCTGTCATCTACCCTGTTCTGGCAGGTGATTTATTTGACAGTAAAACCAGGATCCTGATCAATCCGACAGGCCGTTTCGTGATTGGAGGACCCCAGGGCGATACGGGCCTGACCGGCAGGAAAATCATTTGTGATACCTATGGCGGCTTTGGCCACCATGGCGGCGGAGCCTTTTCGGGCAAGGATCCGACCAAGGTTGACCGGACGGGCTCCTATGCCGCCCGTTACATCGCGAAGAATCTGGTCGCTGCCGGATTTTGCAGTCAGTGTGAGGTTCAGATTGCTTACGTGATCGGTGTCGCCCAGCCGGTTTCAGTCACGGTGACCACTTTCGGCACAGGCAGGGGACATTCCGACCAGGAGTTGAGCGCTCTGGTCAGGCGGTCTTTTGATCTGCGGCCCGATGCCCTGATCGAGCGCTTTGATATGCTCCGCCCCATCTATGCGCAGGTCAGCAATTACGGTCATTTTGGCAGGCCGGACCTGGATCTGCCCTGGGAGCGCCTTGACGCCCTTGAACAACTCCTGTCAAACTGA
- a CDS encoding AAA family ATPase, with protein sequence MADHRQGEIRKDKASGMEESVSFSGTVLRVVFRDEDSGYTILELGGEEDELALVGIMPHLSAGDRISGEGSTSDHPVYGPQINVRTISRSVPQGQARIEKYLSAGAVKGVGPATAKKLVQAFGDKTLEVMRLEPERVAGIRGIGLKRARDFQSQLEEDRQYQDLLLLLLPHGIGPSRILRIHRILGAGAERLIRANPYELASRVPGIGFLTADAIASAVGIAGDHPARLRGAILFALHRSLFKGGHTVESAQAVAASLALRLEVGEPGLMQAMDQLIEEGLLARLSEMMERGKLPAKTPSGQNGKWARAAKKLAKDRLPAEGGKSGKPDLPVSPDLIALRDVARIERAIAERTLQLSASKLSSRQSVSWQEAAGLVEALVEKEGFKPGEEQQEALLMALTQPLSIVTGGPGTGKTAMVRLLTLILKERGEKILLAAPTGRAARRLSEVCKMPAKTLHRLLALRAQDDELPDASFWLTAEPLDCDTLIVDECSMIDLFLFANLLSAVKPGTRLLLIGDADQLPSIGPGQVLRDLLQTQAAAHKQLTEIYRQEAHKLIVSNAHRILKGDPLEFDQTLESDFIFIDCDDEEAMHEGVMKLCRQVLPGYYGVTGLNGVQVLSAIRRGPAGVSRLNRSLQELAHTGSFQVLEAGGHPFARGDKVMQTRNNYDLSWETVVGGRQGKGVMNGETGTVQSINPAGPSLTVLFEEERLALIKGEDLNDLDLAYAITIHKSQGSEYPVEILVIPSGAPSFLTRNLLYTGITRAKERLFLLTRRRTLAMMLKNNEANERRGSLVWQLSLRQ encoded by the coding sequence ATGGCTGATCACAGACAAGGTGAAATCCGGAAAGATAAGGCTTCCGGCATGGAAGAATCTGTCTCTTTTTCAGGCACCGTCCTGCGGGTCGTTTTTCGTGATGAAGACAGCGGCTATACCATTTTGGAGCTGGGCGGCGAAGAAGATGAGCTGGCCCTTGTCGGCATCATGCCTCATCTGTCGGCGGGTGACAGGATTTCAGGAGAGGGAAGTACAAGCGACCATCCCGTTTACGGCCCGCAGATCAATGTCCGGACTATTTCGAGATCGGTTCCGCAAGGGCAGGCAAGAATTGAGAAGTATCTCTCGGCAGGCGCTGTCAAAGGTGTGGGGCCGGCTACTGCGAAAAAACTGGTCCAGGCTTTCGGGGATAAGACGCTTGAAGTCATGCGGCTTGAACCTGAGCGGGTGGCTGGAATCCGGGGTATCGGGCTGAAAAGGGCCCGGGACTTCCAAAGCCAGCTGGAGGAGGACCGTCAGTACCAGGACTTGCTCCTGCTCCTTCTGCCCCATGGGATCGGGCCCTCACGTATCCTGCGGATTCACCGGATTCTGGGCGCCGGTGCGGAGCGGCTGATCCGCGCCAACCCTTATGAGCTTGCCAGCCGGGTTCCAGGCATTGGATTTTTAACAGCGGATGCCATCGCCTCGGCTGTTGGAATAGCCGGTGATCACCCGGCAAGGCTTAGGGGAGCGATTCTCTTTGCACTCCACCGCTCTCTTTTCAAGGGCGGCCACACGGTCGAATCGGCCCAAGCAGTCGCGGCTTCGCTCGCCCTTCGGCTGGAAGTCGGTGAGCCGGGGTTGATGCAGGCCATGGACCAATTAATTGAGGAGGGCCTGCTTGCCCGCTTGTCAGAGATGATGGAAAGAGGAAAGCTGCCGGCCAAGACCCCTTCCGGTCAAAACGGCAAGTGGGCCCGGGCTGCAAAAAAATTGGCCAAAGACCGTCTGCCGGCAGAGGGAGGCAAAAGCGGCAAGCCTGACCTGCCGGTTTCACCTGATTTGATCGCGCTTCGCGATGTCGCCCGGATCGAGAGGGCGATCGCGGAGCGCACCCTTCAATTGTCTGCCAGCAAGCTCTCCTCCAGGCAGTCCGTCAGCTGGCAGGAGGCGGCGGGCCTGGTCGAAGCTCTTGTGGAAAAAGAAGGATTCAAGCCCGGCGAAGAGCAGCAAGAAGCGCTGCTGATGGCGCTGACCCAGCCACTTTCGATCGTGACGGGCGGGCCGGGTACCGGGAAAACAGCCATGGTGCGCCTGCTGACGCTGATTCTCAAGGAACGGGGAGAAAAAATCCTTCTGGCGGCACCGACAGGCCGTGCGGCCAGGAGGCTGTCGGAAGTTTGTAAAATGCCCGCCAAGACACTTCACCGGCTGCTGGCGCTCCGGGCCCAGGACGACGAGCTGCCCGACGCATCCTTCTGGCTGACGGCGGAACCCCTTGACTGCGATACCCTGATTGTTGATGAATGCTCCATGATTGACCTCTTCCTCTTCGCCAATCTCCTGTCGGCAGTCAAACCGGGCACTCGCCTGCTGCTGATTGGCGATGCGGATCAGCTGCCTTCAATCGGCCCCGGCCAGGTTTTGCGTGACCTGCTCCAGACTCAGGCGGCAGCGCATAAGCAGCTGACCGAGATTTACCGTCAGGAGGCACACAAGCTGATTGTCAGCAATGCCCACCGGATCCTGAAAGGAGACCCGCTTGAGTTCGATCAAACGCTGGAATCCGACTTCATCTTCATTGATTGTGACGATGAGGAGGCCATGCATGAGGGGGTCATGAAGCTGTGCCGCCAGGTCCTGCCCGGCTACTACGGGGTCACCGGTCTGAATGGCGTCCAGGTTCTTTCAGCCATCCGGCGCGGTCCTGCGGGTGTAAGCCGGCTCAATCGCAGCTTGCAGGAGCTGGCCCACACAGGCTCATTTCAAGTCCTGGAAGCCGGAGGCCATCCATTCGCCAGGGGCGACAAGGTCATGCAGACCCGCAATAACTACGATCTGAGCTGGGAAACCGTCGTGGGAGGCAGGCAGGGCAAGGGGGTCATGAACGGCGAAACTGGCACGGTCCAGTCCATCAATCCTGCCGGGCCAAGCCTTACGGTTCTCTTCGAAGAGGAACGCCTTGCCCTGATCAAAGGTGAAGATCTGAATGATCTGGACCTGGCCTATGCCATCACCATACATAAATCGCAGGGGTCGGAGTACCCGGTGGAAATTCTGGTTATTCCTTCCGGCGCGCCCTCCTTTTTGACAAGAAATCTGCTCTATACAGGAATCACCCGGGCCAAAGAAAGGCTATTCCTCCTGACAAGGCGCCGTACCCTGGCCATGATGCTGAAAAACAACGAGGCCAACGAGAGGCGAGGCAGCCTGGTTTGGCAGCTTTCCCTCCGGCAGTGA
- a CDS encoding ComF family protein, translating into MNRHSRFRRILSLAQKTFEKLYYIPCCAICDEAVHPPLPSPFICRDCLAGLPFRLGREEIEWQGGFPLYATFFYRDDLPKLLVSMKFSGRTDRARALAPLMAHTVRRHHLGADAIIPVPLHRRRKAERGYNQVSVLAECLSEAIDVPAVEGLLIRHHYTERQSEAHSVKERQLHLQNAFSMDPACPLSSSLQGRPVILLDDVLTTGATMMEAARPLMKAGIRVTGLVAATGKDRYQGYGEAADQW; encoded by the coding sequence GTGAACAGGCATTCCCGTTTTCGAAGAATTCTGTCTCTTGCCCAAAAGACCTTTGAGAAGCTTTATTACATTCCCTGCTGCGCCATCTGTGATGAAGCGGTTCATCCTCCGCTTCCCTCGCCCTTTATCTGCAGAGACTGCCTTGCCGGGCTTCCTTTCCGCCTGGGCAGGGAAGAAATTGAATGGCAGGGCGGCTTTCCCCTGTACGCCACTTTCTTTTACAGGGATGACCTGCCCAAACTCCTCGTTTCCATGAAATTTTCAGGCCGGACGGACCGGGCCCGTGCCTTGGCTCCTCTTATGGCGCACACGGTCCGCCGCCATCATTTAGGGGCTGACGCCATCATCCCGGTCCCCCTTCACCGGCGCAGGAAGGCGGAACGCGGCTATAACCAGGTTTCGGTTCTCGCGGAGTGCCTCTCAGAGGCCATCGATGTTCCCGCAGTTGAAGGGCTCCTGATCCGCCATCATTACACGGAGCGGCAAAGCGAGGCCCATTCAGTCAAGGAGCGGCAGCTGCATCTTCAAAATGCTTTCAGTATGGACCCTGCCTGTCCGCTTTCCTCCTCGCTTCAAGGGCGCCCCGTTATCCTCCTCGATGATGTGCTGACGACAGGCGCGACCATGATGGAAGCTGCGCGGCCGCTTATGAAAGCCGGGATACGGGTGACCGGGTTGGTGGCGGCCACAGGGAAAGACCGCTATCAGGGTTACGGTGAGGCGGCCGATCAATGGTAA
- a CDS encoding ZIP family metal transporter, translated as MKEVISMNGLIVAGLIIPGIMTGIGAIPALFARDVPRKWLDIMLGFAAGVMLSATCFSLILPSIEHGGGTLTAVLVTAAGIVAGAAMIDLIDHYAPHEHLISKHHEGVVTDSLKKIWLFVIAITIHNVPEGLAVGVAFGSNNPAGGIPIAIGIGLQNLPEGLAVAFALMREKYSAKIAFWIALITGIIEPVMAFLGFGLVRLFKPALSFILALAAGAMLFVIVDEVIPETHSSGNERAASYAMLIGFVIMMVLDIALG; from the coding sequence ATGAAAGAGGTAATCTCCATGAACGGGTTGATTGTGGCTGGCCTGATTATTCCGGGGATCATGACCGGGATCGGGGCCATTCCCGCCCTTTTTGCCAGGGATGTGCCGCGCAAATGGCTTGACATCATGCTGGGTTTTGCCGCCGGCGTCATGCTGTCAGCGACCTGCTTTTCGCTCATTTTGCCCAGCATCGAGCATGGCGGCGGGACGCTCACAGCCGTCCTGGTGACTGCTGCCGGCATCGTGGCCGGCGCGGCCATGATTGACCTGATTGATCATTACGCGCCGCACGAGCACCTGATCTCGAAGCATCACGAAGGGGTCGTCACGGATTCCTTGAAGAAGATCTGGCTCTTTGTAATCGCCATTACCATCCACAACGTTCCCGAGGGCCTGGCTGTCGGCGTCGCCTTCGGATCCAATAATCCCGCTGGCGGAATTCCGATTGCCATCGGAATTGGACTTCAAAATCTTCCGGAAGGCCTGGCGGTGGCCTTTGCCTTGATGCGTGAAAAATACAGCGCAAAAATTGCTTTCTGGATTGCCCTGATTACGGGGATCATTGAACCGGTCATGGCCTTTTTGGGTTTTGGCCTGGTCCGCCTCTTCAAGCCGGCTCTCTCCTTTATCCTGGCGCTTGCGGCCGGTGCGATGCTTTTCGTAATCGTCGACGAAGTCATCCCCGAAACCCACAGCAGCGGAAATGAGCGGGCCGCCAGCTATGCCATGCTGATTGGTTTTGTCATCATGATGGTGCTGGATATCGCGCTCGGCTAA
- a CDS encoding Abi family protein yields MLKHKTFRTYAEQIEFMRSRGIEVTDEKEAVEALSTFSYYSLVNLNKHLYGGLDKRDFEGNPSLLDLQLAHMLNINFYQVLLKGILYVEASFKTKLAYLISREFGTESGEDIDNPRNNFFYQGHYDVSNPATEGILRTLRSKLKFLLSDTRSNSYSHKFLTSKKQLPPWMFVHDIEFGLAIQWYHILREADREEICSKMMWGESASIPPGHSPERSNEFFNAALELLREYRNTIAHGERVFSSEMTSLIPEEAFLSLLPQGLLSPSEYRQGIGQKDTFACLLALVIFVHDPLLMLSFLTEIRSQLDFAGTLRQTMAPGSLDIYQILGIPPFTMDRLVLFSHHRFGQLSHAYFD; encoded by the coding sequence ATGCTGAAACATAAAACTTTTCGCACCTACGCCGAACAGATTGAATTCATGCGAAGCCGCGGCATCGAAGTGACTGATGAAAAAGAAGCAGTCGAAGCCCTTAGTACCTTCTCCTATTATTCCCTGGTCAATCTCAACAAACATCTCTACGGCGGTCTTGACAAGCGGGATTTTGAAGGAAATCCTTCCCTGCTTGATCTTCAGCTTGCCCACATGCTCAACATCAACTTCTACCAGGTCCTCCTCAAGGGGATTCTCTACGTCGAAGCTTCCTTTAAAACAAAACTTGCCTATCTGATTTCACGCGAGTTCGGTACCGAAAGCGGTGAAGATATCGATAATCCCCGCAATAATTTTTTTTACCAGGGACATTACGATGTTTCCAACCCGGCAACCGAGGGAATCCTGCGGACCTTGAGGAGCAAGTTGAAATTTCTGCTTTCCGACACCCGGAGCAACTCCTATTCTCACAAGTTTCTCACCAGCAAGAAGCAATTGCCTCCCTGGATGTTTGTCCACGACATCGAGTTCGGTCTGGCCATCCAGTGGTATCACATTCTGAGGGAAGCGGACAGGGAGGAAATCTGTTCAAAAATGATGTGGGGCGAATCGGCTTCAATCCCTCCGGGCCATTCGCCGGAACGTTCAAATGAATTCTTCAACGCTGCGCTTGAACTATTGCGCGAATACCGTAACACCATCGCCCACGGCGAGCGTGTTTTCTCCAGCGAGATGACCAGCCTGATCCCAGAGGAAGCGTTTCTTTCCCTGCTCCCGCAGGGTCTTCTGTCACCTTCAGAATACAGGCAGGGAATCGGCCAGAAGGATACTTTCGCCTGCCTGCTGGCCTTGGTCATCTTTGTCCACGATCCCCTTTTGATGCTGAGTTTTTTAACAGAAATCAGATCCCAGCTCGATTTTGCCGGCACCCTCCGGCAGACCATGGCCCCGGGCTCGCTTGACATCTACCAGATCCTGGGTATACCGCCCTTCACCATGGACCGCCTGGTCCTCTTCAGCCATCACCGTTTCGGTCAGCTGTCACATGCCTATTTTGATTAG